From a single Amyelois transitella isolate CPQ chromosome 18, ilAmyTran1.1, whole genome shotgun sequence genomic region:
- the LOC106136272 gene encoding metastasis-associated protein MTA3 isoform X1: MAANMYRVGDCVYFETSPKSPYQIRRIEELNKTASGNVEAKVMCFYRRRDLPNPLIQLADKHQMAQSEDSPVAMKLKKICLKTPVGEEQAAQAVLDPALVAMEEESTELPGTDGLAPKQRHQAKHRELFLSRHVETLPATHIRGKCTVTLLNETESLLSYLNKDDAFFYCLVFDPSQKTLLADKGEIRVGSRYQTDVTNLLKEGEEDPRNSEELETLVWTPEHGLTDRQIDQFLVVSRSVGTFARALDCSSSVKQPSLHMSAAAASRDITLFHAMDTLHKSGYSIESALSSLVPASGPVLCRDEMEEWSASEANLFEEALDKYGKDFADIRQDFLPWKTLKNLVEYYYMWKTTDRYVQQKRVKAVEAESKLKQVYIPNYNKPNQALITSGTGKAAAVLNGGTNGTSAIPSAQHCASCQVTNSNQWYSWGPEHLQYRLCGSCWQYWKKYGGLKTAGVFGETEVEAAKGPRDGDETALSVSHRPHRCTVPNCGKEFKLRAHLARHVATAHGGGEGARPVMKTRAAFYLRASPFTRLARRLSRALRRPRHFARSPFSPINLAQVKHECTLAMAGLGGAEMRAASASGGPARARGAVSGVAARLAAARGSSVAAAHARAHDWLLLTPKDRMPAPKHVAFPKPPKAPDGSLMYERVSSRGEAESLRASPAPAPTLKRRAYDDINGLDRGAPGGPGRSPVAPPPAKRPNKHPAPMQRPSREQYAAMCARAQATGEPLPAHVFAHVNGKPTNITGRGGRRHVISWMDAPDDLYFRATDTAKAARRALSCGEVRRGARAPWRAMRGAPPPKGQPPAAPPLQLVILD, encoded by the exons TGGCCCAGTCAGAAGACTCACCCGTCGCGATGAAACTCAAGAAAATATGCCTTAAAACGCCGGTAGGCGAGGAACAGGCGGCACAAGCAGTCCTTGACCCTGCGCTAG TGGCAATGGAGGAGGAATCTACCGAACTGCCAGGCACGGACGGCCTGGCGCCGAAGCAGCGGCACCAGGCGAAACACCGGGAGTTGTTCCTCTCGCGGCACGTCGAGACGCTGCCGGCCACACACATACGCGGGAAGTGCACCGTCACGCTTCTCAACGAAACGGAGTCACTTCTCAGCTATCTCAATAAGGAT GacgcatttttttattgtttagtaTTTGATCCTTCACAAAAGACTTTATTAGCAGATAAGGGAGAAATCAGAGTTGGAAGTAGATATCAGACTGAtgtaactaatttattaaaagaag GCGAAGAGGACCCGCGGAACAGTGAAGAATTAGAAACACTAGTGTGGACTCCAGAACACGGTCTGACGGACAGACAGATCGACCAGTTCCTAGTGGTGTCGCGTTCCGTCGGCACGTTTGCGCGCGCGCTCGACTGTTCCTCCAGCGTGAAGCAGCCCTCGCTGCACATGTCCGCCGCGGCCGCCAGCCGGGACATCACGCTC TTCCACGCCATGGACACACTGCACAAATCCGGATACAGCATAGAATCGGCGCTATCCTCATTGGTGCCCGCGTCGGGACCAGTGCTTTGTCGCGACGAAATGGAGGAGTGGTCGGCGTCAGAGGCGAACCTCTTCGAGGAAGCACTCGACAAATACGGCAAGGACTTCGCCGATATACGACAAGACTTC CTGCCATGGAAGACGCTAAAGAACCTAGTGGAGTACTACTACATGTGGAAGACAACGGACCGCTACGTGCAGCAGAAACGTGTTAAGGCGGTCGAGGCCGAGTCCAAGCTGAAGCAAGTGTACATTCCCAACTA CAACAAGCCGAACCAGGCGCTGATAACTAGCGGCACGGGCAAGGCCGCGGCCGTCCTCAACGGGGGCACCAACGGCACCAGCGCCATTCCCAGCGCGCAGCACTGCGCTTCTTGTCAAg TGACAAATTCAAACCAGTGGTACTCTTGGGGTCCAGAGCATTTACAGTACCGGCTGTGTGGCTCGTGCTGGCAATACTGGAAGAAGTATGGCGGTCTCAAG ACTGCCGGCGTGTTCGGCGAGACAGAAGTGGAGGCCGCGAAGGGACCGCGCGATGGAGACGAAACAGCTCTGTCTGTGTCCCATCGTCCACATCGCTGCACCGTGCCCAACTGTGGAAAG GAGTTCAAGCTGCGCGCACACCTGGCGCGCCACGTGGCCACGGCGCACGGCGGCGGCGAGGGCGCGCGCCCCGTGATGAAGACGCGCGCCGCCTTCTACCTGCGCGCGTCGCCCTTCACGCGCCTGGCGCGCCGCCTGTCGCGCGCGCTGCGCCGGCCGCGCCACTTCGCGCGCTCGCCCTTCTCGCCCATCAACCTGGCGCAGGTCAAGCACGAGT GCACCCTGGCGATGGCGGGCCTGGGCGGAGCGGAAATGCGCGCGGCGTCGGCCAGCGGCGGGCCGGCGCGCGCGCGCGGCGCCGTGAGCGGCGTGGCGGCGCGCCTGGCGGCCGCGCGCGGCTCCAGCGTGGCGGCCGCGCACGCGCGCGCGCACGACTGGCTGCTGCTCACGCCCAAGGACCGCATGCCCGCGCCGAAACACGTGGCCTTCCCGAAGCCGCCTAAAGCTCCTG ACGGCAGCCTGATGTACGAGCGCGTGTCGTCCCGCGGCGAGGCGGAGTCGCTGCGCGCgtcgcccgcgcccgcgcccacGCTCAAGCGGCGCGCCTACGACGACATCAACGGCCTGGACA GAGGAGCCCCGGGCGGACCCGGGCGTTCCCCGGTGGCGCCGCCGCCGGCCAAGCGCCCCAACAAGCACCCGGCGCCCATGCAGCGGCCGTCGCGCGAGCAGTACGCCGCCATGTGTGCGCGCGCGCAGGCCACCGGCGAGCCGCTGCCCGCGCACGTGTTCGCGCAT GTGAACGGCAAGCCGACCAACATAACGGGGCGCGGTGGACGCCGCCACGTCATATCGTGGATGGACGCGCCTGACGACCTGTACTTCAGGGCGACCGATACGGCCAA GGCCGCACGGCGCGCGCTGAGTTGCGGGGAAGTCCGGCGCGGCGCACGGGCCCCGTGGCGGGCGATGCGCGGCGCTCCGCCGCCCAAGGGGCagccgcccgccgcgccgccgctgCAGCTCGTCATCCTCGACTGA
- the LOC106136272 gene encoding metastasis-associated protein MTA3 isoform X2: protein MAANMYRVGDCVYFETSPKSPYQIRRIEELNKTASGNVEAKVMCFYRRRDLPNPLIQLADKHQMAQSEDSPVAMKLKKICLKTPVGEEQAAQAVLDPALVAMEEESTELPGTDGLAPKQRHQAKHRELFLSRHVETLPATHIRGKCTVTLLNETESLLSYLNKDDAFFYCLVFDPSQKTLLADKGEIRVGSRYQTDVTNLLKEGEEDPRNSEELETLVWTPEHGLTDRQIDQFLVVSRSVGTFARALDCSSSVKQPSLHMSAAAASRDITLFHAMDTLHKSGYSIESALSSLVPASGPVLCRDEMEEWSASEANLFEEALDKYGKDFADIRQDFLPWKTLKNLVEYYYMWKTTDRYVQQKRVKAVEAESKLKQVYIPNYNKPNQALITSGTGKAAAVLNGGTNGTSAIPSAQHCASCQVTNSNQWYSWGPEHLQYRLCGSCWQYWKKYGGLKTAGVFGETEVEAAKGPRDGDETALSVSHRPHRCTVPNCGKEFKLRAHLARHVATAHGGGEGARPVMKTRAAFYLRASPFTRLAAARGSSVAAAHARAHDWLLLTPKDRMPAPKHVAFPKPPKAPDGSLMYERVSSRGEAESLRASPAPAPTLKRRAYDDINGLDRGAPGGPGRSPVAPPPAKRPNKHPAPMQRPSREQYAAMCARAQATGEPLPAHVFAHVNGKPTNITGRGGRRHVISWMDAPDDLYFRATDTAKAARRALSCGEVRRGARAPWRAMRGAPPPKGQPPAAPPLQLVILD from the exons TGGCCCAGTCAGAAGACTCACCCGTCGCGATGAAACTCAAGAAAATATGCCTTAAAACGCCGGTAGGCGAGGAACAGGCGGCACAAGCAGTCCTTGACCCTGCGCTAG TGGCAATGGAGGAGGAATCTACCGAACTGCCAGGCACGGACGGCCTGGCGCCGAAGCAGCGGCACCAGGCGAAACACCGGGAGTTGTTCCTCTCGCGGCACGTCGAGACGCTGCCGGCCACACACATACGCGGGAAGTGCACCGTCACGCTTCTCAACGAAACGGAGTCACTTCTCAGCTATCTCAATAAGGAT GacgcatttttttattgtttagtaTTTGATCCTTCACAAAAGACTTTATTAGCAGATAAGGGAGAAATCAGAGTTGGAAGTAGATATCAGACTGAtgtaactaatttattaaaagaag GCGAAGAGGACCCGCGGAACAGTGAAGAATTAGAAACACTAGTGTGGACTCCAGAACACGGTCTGACGGACAGACAGATCGACCAGTTCCTAGTGGTGTCGCGTTCCGTCGGCACGTTTGCGCGCGCGCTCGACTGTTCCTCCAGCGTGAAGCAGCCCTCGCTGCACATGTCCGCCGCGGCCGCCAGCCGGGACATCACGCTC TTCCACGCCATGGACACACTGCACAAATCCGGATACAGCATAGAATCGGCGCTATCCTCATTGGTGCCCGCGTCGGGACCAGTGCTTTGTCGCGACGAAATGGAGGAGTGGTCGGCGTCAGAGGCGAACCTCTTCGAGGAAGCACTCGACAAATACGGCAAGGACTTCGCCGATATACGACAAGACTTC CTGCCATGGAAGACGCTAAAGAACCTAGTGGAGTACTACTACATGTGGAAGACAACGGACCGCTACGTGCAGCAGAAACGTGTTAAGGCGGTCGAGGCCGAGTCCAAGCTGAAGCAAGTGTACATTCCCAACTA CAACAAGCCGAACCAGGCGCTGATAACTAGCGGCACGGGCAAGGCCGCGGCCGTCCTCAACGGGGGCACCAACGGCACCAGCGCCATTCCCAGCGCGCAGCACTGCGCTTCTTGTCAAg TGACAAATTCAAACCAGTGGTACTCTTGGGGTCCAGAGCATTTACAGTACCGGCTGTGTGGCTCGTGCTGGCAATACTGGAAGAAGTATGGCGGTCTCAAG ACTGCCGGCGTGTTCGGCGAGACAGAAGTGGAGGCCGCGAAGGGACCGCGCGATGGAGACGAAACAGCTCTGTCTGTGTCCCATCGTCCACATCGCTGCACCGTGCCCAACTGTGGAAAG GAGTTCAAGCTGCGCGCACACCTGGCGCGCCACGTGGCCACGGCGCACGGCGGCGGCGAGGGCGCGCGCCCCGTGATGAAGACGCGCGCCGCCTTCTACCTGCGCGCGTCGCCCTTCACGCGC CTGGCGGCCGCGCGCGGCTCCAGCGTGGCGGCCGCGCACGCGCGCGCGCACGACTGGCTGCTGCTCACGCCCAAGGACCGCATGCCCGCGCCGAAACACGTGGCCTTCCCGAAGCCGCCTAAAGCTCCTG ACGGCAGCCTGATGTACGAGCGCGTGTCGTCCCGCGGCGAGGCGGAGTCGCTGCGCGCgtcgcccgcgcccgcgcccacGCTCAAGCGGCGCGCCTACGACGACATCAACGGCCTGGACA GAGGAGCCCCGGGCGGACCCGGGCGTTCCCCGGTGGCGCCGCCGCCGGCCAAGCGCCCCAACAAGCACCCGGCGCCCATGCAGCGGCCGTCGCGCGAGCAGTACGCCGCCATGTGTGCGCGCGCGCAGGCCACCGGCGAGCCGCTGCCCGCGCACGTGTTCGCGCAT GTGAACGGCAAGCCGACCAACATAACGGGGCGCGGTGGACGCCGCCACGTCATATCGTGGATGGACGCGCCTGACGACCTGTACTTCAGGGCGACCGATACGGCCAA GGCCGCACGGCGCGCGCTGAGTTGCGGGGAAGTCCGGCGCGGCGCACGGGCCCCGTGGCGGGCGATGCGCGGCGCTCCGCCGCCCAAGGGGCagccgcccgccgcgccgccgctgCAGCTCGTCATCCTCGACTGA
- the LOC106136272 gene encoding metastasis-associated protein MTA3 isoform X3 — protein sequence MLLKEMESLLSYLNKDDAFFYCLVFDPSQKTLLADKGEIRVGSRYQTDVTNLLKEGEEDPRNSEELETLVWTPEHGLTDRQIDQFLVVSRSVGTFARALDCSSSVKQPSLHMSAAAASRDITLFHAMDTLHKSGYSIESALSSLVPASGPVLCRDEMEEWSASEANLFEEALDKYGKDFADIRQDFLPWKTLKNLVEYYYMWKTTDRYVQQKRVKAVEAESKLKQVYIPNYNKPNQALITSGTGKAAAVLNGGTNGTSAIPSAQHCASCQVTNSNQWYSWGPEHLQYRLCGSCWQYWKKYGGLKTAGVFGETEVEAAKGPRDGDETALSVSHRPHRCTVPNCGKEFKLRAHLARHVATAHGGGEGARPVMKTRAAFYLRASPFTRLARRLSRALRRPRHFARSPFSPINLAQVKHECTLAMAGLGGAEMRAASASGGPARARGAVSGVAARLAAARGSSVAAAHARAHDWLLLTPKDRMPAPKHVAFPKPPKAPDGSLMYERVSSRGEAESLRASPAPAPTLKRRAYDDINGLDRGAPGGPGRSPVAPPPAKRPNKHPAPMQRPSREQYAAMCARAQATGEPLPAHVFAHVNGKPTNITGRGGRRHVISWMDAPDDLYFRATDTAKAARRALSCGEVRRGARAPWRAMRGAPPPKGQPPAAPPLQLVILD from the exons ATGCTTCTCAAAGAAATGGAGTCACTTCTCAGCTATCTCAATAAGGAT GacgcatttttttattgtttagtaTTTGATCCTTCACAAAAGACTTTATTAGCAGATAAGGGAGAAATCAGAGTTGGAAGTAGATATCAGACTGAtgtaactaatttattaaaagaag GCGAAGAGGACCCGCGGAACAGTGAAGAATTAGAAACACTAGTGTGGACTCCAGAACACGGTCTGACGGACAGACAGATCGACCAGTTCCTAGTGGTGTCGCGTTCCGTCGGCACGTTTGCGCGCGCGCTCGACTGTTCCTCCAGCGTGAAGCAGCCCTCGCTGCACATGTCCGCCGCGGCCGCCAGCCGGGACATCACGCTC TTCCACGCCATGGACACACTGCACAAATCCGGATACAGCATAGAATCGGCGCTATCCTCATTGGTGCCCGCGTCGGGACCAGTGCTTTGTCGCGACGAAATGGAGGAGTGGTCGGCGTCAGAGGCGAACCTCTTCGAGGAAGCACTCGACAAATACGGCAAGGACTTCGCCGATATACGACAAGACTTC CTGCCATGGAAGACGCTAAAGAACCTAGTGGAGTACTACTACATGTGGAAGACAACGGACCGCTACGTGCAGCAGAAACGTGTTAAGGCGGTCGAGGCCGAGTCCAAGCTGAAGCAAGTGTACATTCCCAACTA CAACAAGCCGAACCAGGCGCTGATAACTAGCGGCACGGGCAAGGCCGCGGCCGTCCTCAACGGGGGCACCAACGGCACCAGCGCCATTCCCAGCGCGCAGCACTGCGCTTCTTGTCAAg TGACAAATTCAAACCAGTGGTACTCTTGGGGTCCAGAGCATTTACAGTACCGGCTGTGTGGCTCGTGCTGGCAATACTGGAAGAAGTATGGCGGTCTCAAG ACTGCCGGCGTGTTCGGCGAGACAGAAGTGGAGGCCGCGAAGGGACCGCGCGATGGAGACGAAACAGCTCTGTCTGTGTCCCATCGTCCACATCGCTGCACCGTGCCCAACTGTGGAAAG GAGTTCAAGCTGCGCGCACACCTGGCGCGCCACGTGGCCACGGCGCACGGCGGCGGCGAGGGCGCGCGCCCCGTGATGAAGACGCGCGCCGCCTTCTACCTGCGCGCGTCGCCCTTCACGCGCCTGGCGCGCCGCCTGTCGCGCGCGCTGCGCCGGCCGCGCCACTTCGCGCGCTCGCCCTTCTCGCCCATCAACCTGGCGCAGGTCAAGCACGAGT GCACCCTGGCGATGGCGGGCCTGGGCGGAGCGGAAATGCGCGCGGCGTCGGCCAGCGGCGGGCCGGCGCGCGCGCGCGGCGCCGTGAGCGGCGTGGCGGCGCGCCTGGCGGCCGCGCGCGGCTCCAGCGTGGCGGCCGCGCACGCGCGCGCGCACGACTGGCTGCTGCTCACGCCCAAGGACCGCATGCCCGCGCCGAAACACGTGGCCTTCCCGAAGCCGCCTAAAGCTCCTG ACGGCAGCCTGATGTACGAGCGCGTGTCGTCCCGCGGCGAGGCGGAGTCGCTGCGCGCgtcgcccgcgcccgcgcccacGCTCAAGCGGCGCGCCTACGACGACATCAACGGCCTGGACA GAGGAGCCCCGGGCGGACCCGGGCGTTCCCCGGTGGCGCCGCCGCCGGCCAAGCGCCCCAACAAGCACCCGGCGCCCATGCAGCGGCCGTCGCGCGAGCAGTACGCCGCCATGTGTGCGCGCGCGCAGGCCACCGGCGAGCCGCTGCCCGCGCACGTGTTCGCGCAT GTGAACGGCAAGCCGACCAACATAACGGGGCGCGGTGGACGCCGCCACGTCATATCGTGGATGGACGCGCCTGACGACCTGTACTTCAGGGCGACCGATACGGCCAA GGCCGCACGGCGCGCGCTGAGTTGCGGGGAAGTCCGGCGCGGCGCACGGGCCCCGTGGCGGGCGATGCGCGGCGCTCCGCCGCCCAAGGGGCagccgcccgccgcgccgccgctgCAGCTCGTCATCCTCGACTGA